TCAGTTCCTCGTAGTTCATCTCCGAGGACTGCTTCACTTCCTTCTTGAAATAGCTGGGCGGCTCGTCCAGCTCCGCGAACGTCGAGGCGTCGAAGGTGCGGAACTCCTCGATGGCCGGCCCGCGGAAGCTGCGCACCCACCCCTGTTCGAAGACCCACTTCCCGATGTTCGTTCCCCAGTGGGCCTCGCGCGCATACACCCGCTTGCGGATCTGGAAGGTCTCCGGATCGAACTCGAACGACGAGACGCCGCCGAAGTGGTTGCTGTTGGCGTCGAAGAAGTCGTAGTAGTAGATGGTCGAGTGCTGTCCGAAGATCCACTTGCGGTCCGGGCGCAGGTAGGTCTGGGCCGGCTTGCCCTTGATCTGGTTCCAGAGCGCGTCCTGCCGCTTGTTGGCGTGGGGCAGGTAGAACTGCTCGAAGAAGAAGAGTCCCACCGGCAGGATGGCGGCGAACACCAGCACCGGCAGCGCCACCCGATACACGCTGATGCCCGTCGCCTTCATGGCCGTGACCTCGTTCCATCTCTGCAACAGCCCGAAGGTCACCAGCACTGCGATGAGCACCGCCATCGGCATCATCAGGTAGATCATCCCCGGCAGCACGTTCACCAGGTACTCGCCCACGGTCACCAGTGGGACCCGGTTGCGGATGATGTCGCCCAGCAGCTCGAAGAACGAGAACACCAGCGTCAGCACCAGGAACAGGGCCAGGATCATGGCCACGAAGGTCAGGAAATCGCGCAGGATGTAGTCGTCCAGGATCTGGGGGAAGCGGGCGCTGAACATGCGCCGCCGGCTGGCCGCCCGTTCGAAGGCGCCGGCGCGGTCTGCCGCGCGGTGCTGCAGCCTCTGCATCAGCCTTCCCCACCAGCCGCGCAGGGACCCGATCTCCATCGGCATCCGGTCCACCCGCCACAGCAGGATGGCGCCACCCACCGCGAAAACAATGTTCGCCAGCCACGCTCCCATCACCGGCGAGACCTTGCCTTGGCGGCCCAGCGCCACTCCGCCCAGCATGGCGAAGTAATACAGAAAGACCAGCACGATGGTCAGAACGAAGCCCGTGCTCTTGCCGCCCTTCTTGGCCGAGAGCCCCAGCGGGATGCCCACCATCGCCAGCACCAGGCAGCCGGTGGGCAGCGCCAGCCGCCGCTGGAACTCCAGCCCCAGGTAGCGCCGGGCCGCCGGGAACATGGTCCGCGACAGGTAAAGGAGCTCCGCCGAGGTCATTTCCGCCACCGGGCGCAGACCGAATTGCGTGGTCTGCTTTTCTTCCGGTGGCGGCAGATTGACCGGGATATCGGTCTCGTCGAACTGCGTGACCTGGTATTCCTGCGGCTTCTTGGAATTGCCCTCGTGCTGTTCGCCGTGCTTCAGGTGCAGGCGCAGCTTGGTCGGGCTCTCGCTCACCACCACGCCTTCTTCCGCCAGCGTGATCCTGGGGGCTGCGGGATCGCTGATGTCGGCCAGGAAGATGCCCCTCCACAGCGCCGCACCCGCTCCCGCCCTCACGTCCTGCACGTACAGGACGGTATT
The sequence above is a segment of the Terriglobales bacterium genome. Coding sequences within it:
- a CDS encoding LptF/LptG family permease is translated as MRILTKYVLREVLSHALLGASVFTFVIFMRDVGRLMELVVRNSAPVPSVAEIFAFTLPAAFTVTIPMGVLVGILIGLSRLAADSEVTAMRASGIGVSLFVRVVALFAIGAWMLALANQVWVAPWSARKLADLQNQLKGSQASFEVQPRVFYENFSNTVLYVQDVRAGAGAALWRGIFLADISDPAAPRITLAEEGVVVSESPTKLRLHLKHGEQHEGNSKKPQEYQVTQFDETDIPVNLPPPEEKQTTQFGLRPVAEMTSAELLYLSRTMFPAARRYLGLEFQRRLALPTGCLVLAMVGIPLGLSAKKGGKSTGFVLTIVLVFLYYFAMLGGVALGRQGKVSPVMGAWLANIVFAVGGAILLWRVDRMPMEIGSLRGWWGRLMQRLQHRAADRAGAFERAASRRRMFSARFPQILDDYILRDFLTFVAMILALFLVLTLVFSFFELLGDIIRNRVPLVTVGEYLVNVLPGMIYLMMPMAVLIAVLVTFGLLQRWNEVTAMKATGISVYRVALPVLVFAAILPVGLFFFEQFYLPHANKRQDALWNQIKGKPAQTYLRPDRKWIFGQHSTIYYYDFFDANSNHFGGVSSFEFDPETFQIRKRVYAREAHWGTNIGKWVFEQGWVRSFRGPAIEEFRTFDASTFAELDEPPSYFKKEVKQSSEMNYEELKRYIQDLQQSGFETVRLQVQLHKKFAFPVITFVMGLLAVPFALRHSRRGALTGVATAIGIAMVYWVTAGLFEAMGNLSQLPPALAAWSPDIVFAMAGGYLLLKVPT